A window from Streptomyces sp. NBC_00271 encodes these proteins:
- a CDS encoding ABC transporter permease, producing MADSSLARAVRWDTVVGALLIVLLLFSFGFVDGFGNALNLSFLIGNTLPIALIALPMTLLVVAGEIDLSVASTAGLSGSVMGALWNQGMAIETIIPICLLLGVVCGLVNGLLVTRLGLPSLAVTIGTLAAYRGIAQIVLGSDAVTDFPTQYQDFASGRIGNTFIPQAFLPFLVLLAIAVVVLHATPFGRSAFAVGANEEAARFAGIRVKRQKLILFVATGFMASLTGVFWALHYASARYDNANGLELSVVAAVLLGGIDFDGGKGTLGGAIAGVFLLGALQNVMSLLNVSAQSQIVVTGVLLVVSVLGPRVAQQVAVARAAARSTG from the coding sequence ATGGCTGACTCGTCCCTCGCGCGCGCCGTCCGCTGGGACACGGTCGTCGGCGCCCTCCTCATCGTCCTGCTGCTGTTCTCCTTCGGCTTCGTCGACGGCTTCGGCAACGCCCTCAACCTGTCGTTCCTGATCGGCAACACACTGCCCATCGCGCTGATCGCGCTGCCCATGACGCTGCTCGTGGTGGCCGGGGAGATCGACCTCTCGGTCGCCTCCACGGCCGGTCTGTCCGGCTCGGTGATGGGCGCCCTGTGGAACCAGGGCATGGCGATCGAGACGATCATCCCGATCTGCCTGCTCCTCGGAGTGGTGTGCGGACTGGTCAACGGCCTGCTGGTGACCAGGCTCGGGCTGCCGTCCCTCGCCGTCACCATCGGCACGCTCGCCGCCTACCGGGGCATCGCGCAGATCGTGCTCGGCTCGGACGCGGTGACCGACTTCCCCACCCAGTACCAGGACTTCGCGTCCGGGCGCATCGGGAACACCTTCATCCCGCAGGCCTTCCTGCCCTTCCTCGTACTCCTCGCGATCGCCGTGGTGGTACTGCACGCCACCCCGTTCGGGCGCTCGGCCTTCGCGGTCGGCGCCAACGAGGAGGCCGCCCGGTTCGCCGGCATCCGCGTCAAGCGGCAGAAGCTGATCCTCTTCGTCGCCACCGGCTTCATGGCCTCGCTCACCGGCGTCTTCTGGGCCCTGCACTACGCCAGCGCCCGCTACGACAACGCCAACGGCCTCGAACTCTCCGTCGTCGCCGCCGTCCTGCTCGGCGGCATCGACTTCGACGGCGGCAAGGGCACGTTGGGAGGTGCGATCGCGGGTGTCTTTCTGCTCGGGGCGCTGCAGAACGTGATGAGTCTGCTGAATGTTTCCGCGCAGTCGCAGATCGTCGTCACCGGCGTTCTGCTCGTTGTCTCCGTGCTTGGCCCTCGGGTTGCTCAGCAAGTCGCTGTGGCAAGGGCCGCGGCTCGCTCCACCGGATAG
- a CDS encoding BNR repeat-containing protein encodes MKRRTLLATALLTGVAGPGIGAGTARAADPGPSVSLTGSTQLDAQALFFVSYDGLVNNNSFQKNGLLTYKGYQYAVWYTTDRSAVVARRALGASGWSTVTLAHRLTSSDSHNVISMGVSKTDGRLHLNMDSHSDGFFYVKSVAGLLDNPASTAWTSAVFGAVQTSLDGLALTTQFTYPQFVSTPDGKLQLSYRVGISGNGRNALAEYDGSSWTALGEWSGSTGTYTSEHGSSTARNMYLHGIDYDVNGRLHSFFTWREQNGAVMCNSGGITNHDTGYVYSTDRGRTWRNDAGTLVGTTGGSDTVGVTDAGLVVDALNPDHSLMNQESQATDSTGLPHAIISYVPGRFGQCTTNYVTDRTNNGRAFHLRKNASGSWTKNEIPIALGSSQRTKLILDTYDNAYAIMPFGRIAGASKSSGYTDWKLLYDGSALDAFGEVVIDETRVSQDGTLSVMYQEKSSGTTPSALHVADFRLPA; translated from the coding sequence ATGAAGAGACGCACCCTGCTGGCCACCGCCCTGCTGACCGGTGTGGCAGGCCCCGGAATCGGCGCCGGTACGGCGCGCGCGGCCGACCCCGGCCCCTCGGTCTCCCTCACCGGCAGCACCCAACTCGACGCCCAGGCCCTGTTCTTCGTGTCGTACGACGGCCTGGTCAACAACAACTCGTTCCAGAAGAACGGTCTGTTGACCTACAAGGGCTACCAGTACGCCGTCTGGTACACCACCGACCGCAGCGCGGTCGTCGCCCGCCGGGCGCTCGGCGCGTCCGGTTGGTCGACGGTCACCCTCGCCCATCGGCTCACGAGCTCCGACTCGCACAACGTGATCTCCATGGGCGTGTCCAAGACCGACGGCCGGCTGCACCTCAACATGGACTCCCACAGCGACGGCTTCTTCTACGTGAAGTCGGTGGCCGGGCTGCTCGACAACCCCGCCTCCACCGCCTGGACCTCCGCCGTCTTCGGAGCCGTACAGACCTCGCTGGACGGCCTCGCGCTCACCACGCAGTTCACCTACCCCCAGTTCGTCTCCACGCCCGACGGCAAGCTCCAGCTGAGCTACCGCGTGGGCATCTCCGGAAACGGGCGCAACGCCCTCGCGGAGTACGACGGCTCGTCCTGGACCGCTCTCGGGGAGTGGTCCGGCTCGACCGGCACGTACACCAGCGAGCACGGCTCCAGCACCGCCCGCAACATGTACCTGCACGGCATCGACTACGACGTCAACGGGCGCCTGCACTCCTTCTTCACCTGGCGCGAGCAGAACGGCGCCGTGATGTGCAACAGCGGCGGCATCACCAACCACGACACCGGCTACGTCTACTCGACCGACCGCGGCCGCACCTGGCGCAACGACGCGGGCACCCTCGTCGGCACCACGGGCGGCTCCGACACGGTGGGTGTCACCGACGCCGGACTCGTCGTCGACGCGCTCAACCCCGACCACTCCCTGATGAACCAGGAGAGCCAGGCCACCGACTCCACCGGCCTGCCGCACGCGATCATCAGCTATGTGCCTGGGCGCTTCGGCCAGTGCACCACGAACTACGTCACCGACCGGACGAACAACGGCCGCGCCTTCCACCTCCGCAAGAACGCCTCGGGCAGCTGGACCAAGAACGAGATCCCGATCGCCCTCGGCTCGAGCCAGCGCACGAAGCTGATCCTGGACACGTACGACAACGCCTACGCGATCATGCCCTTCGGCCGGATCGCGGGCGCCTCGAAGTCCTCCGGGTACACGGACTGGAAGCTCCTGTACGACGGCAGCGCTCTCGACGCCTTCGGCGAGGTGGTGATCGACGAGACGCGCGTCTCACAGGACGGGACGCTGTCGGTCATGTACCAGGAGAAGTCCAGCGGGACCACGCCCTCGGCTCTCCACGTCGCCGATTTCCGGCTGCCCGCATGA
- the rhaS gene encoding rhamnose ABC transporter substrate-binding protein, whose protein sequence is MRKSSLRRACAALAAVTSLTLAATACGGTTKKDVKDENTGSAVTGGKADPNAALKKGLTVGFLPKAVNNPYFTSADKGGETALTELGSKYKEVGPSSATDTSGQVSYVNTLTQQQVNAMAVSAQDPGALCTALKQAMSNKIKVVTYDSDTNPECRNAFVSQASAEDLGRTEVQLLAEQIGYKGEIAILSAAQTATNQNTWIDFMKDELKDPKYKDVKLVKVAYGNDDAQQSFQQTQGLLQEHPNLKGIISPTTVGIKAAAQYLSGSKYKGKVKLTGLGTPNDMRKYVKNGTVDAFELWNPAKLGELAARTAVALASGQITGAEGETFKAGDMGSFTIGKGGVINLGKPTVFDAKNIDQFNF, encoded by the coding sequence ATGCGCAAGTCATCCCTCCGTCGTGCCTGCGCGGCCCTCGCCGCCGTCACGTCTCTCACCCTCGCCGCGACTGCCTGCGGCGGCACCACGAAGAAGGACGTCAAGGACGAGAACACCGGCTCGGCCGTCACCGGCGGCAAGGCGGACCCGAACGCCGCCCTCAAGAAGGGCCTCACGGTCGGCTTCCTGCCCAAGGCGGTCAACAACCCCTACTTCACCTCGGCGGACAAGGGCGGCGAAACGGCGCTGACAGAGCTGGGCTCCAAGTACAAGGAGGTCGGCCCCAGCAGCGCCACCGACACCTCCGGGCAGGTGAGTTACGTCAACACGCTCACCCAGCAGCAGGTCAACGCGATGGCAGTATCCGCGCAGGACCCGGGCGCCCTGTGCACCGCGCTCAAGCAGGCCATGAGCAACAAGATCAAGGTCGTCACCTACGACTCCGACACCAACCCCGAGTGCCGCAACGCCTTCGTCTCGCAGGCCAGCGCCGAGGACCTGGGCCGCACCGAGGTCCAGCTGCTCGCCGAGCAGATCGGCTACAAGGGCGAGATAGCGATCCTGTCCGCCGCGCAGACCGCGACGAACCAGAACACCTGGATCGACTTCATGAAGGACGAGCTGAAGGACCCCAAGTACAAGGACGTCAAGCTGGTCAAGGTCGCCTACGGCAACGACGACGCCCAGCAGTCCTTCCAGCAGACCCAGGGTCTCCTCCAGGAGCACCCGAACCTCAAGGGGATCATCTCCCCGACCACGGTCGGCATCAAGGCCGCGGCCCAGTACCTGTCCGGCTCCAAGTACAAGGGCAAGGTCAAGCTGACCGGCCTCGGCACCCCCAACGACATGCGCAAGTACGTCAAGAACGGCACCGTGGACGCCTTCGAGCTGTGGAACCCGGCGAAGCTCGGCGAACTCGCCGCGCGTACGGCCGTGGCGCTCGCCTCGGGACAGATCACCGGCGCCGAGGGCGAGACCTTCAAGGCCGGTGACATGGGCTCGTTCACCATCGGCAAGGGCGGCGTGATCAACCTGGGCAAGCCGACCGTCTTCGACGCCAAGAACATCGACCAGTTCAACTTCTAG
- a CDS encoding L-rhamnose mutarotase, whose amino-acid sequence MQRVCFLLKVRADRLDAYRERHAAVWPEMLDALSATGWHNYSLFLREDGLLVGYLETEDFAAAQAGMEATDINARWQAEMAPFFESLDGARPDEAMKPLTEVFHLA is encoded by the coding sequence ATGCAGCGTGTGTGCTTTCTGCTGAAGGTCCGTGCGGACCGCCTCGACGCGTACCGCGAGCGGCACGCCGCCGTGTGGCCCGAGATGCTCGATGCGCTCTCGGCCACCGGCTGGCACAACTACTCGCTCTTCCTGCGCGAGGACGGCCTGCTGGTCGGCTACTTGGAGACCGAGGACTTCGCGGCCGCGCAGGCCGGCATGGAAGCCACCGACATCAATGCCCGTTGGCAGGCGGAGATGGCGCCGTTCTTCGAATCGCTGGACGGCGCCAGACCCGACGAGGCCATGAAGCCCCTCACCGAGGTCTTCCACCTCGCCTGA
- a CDS encoding sugar ABC transporter ATP-binding protein has translation MTHRSDAGPAPVLALEDISKSFGAVRALRDVSLELFPGEVHALAGENGAGKSTLIKTLAGVHRPDAGRVLLDGEPTVFHGPADARDAGIAVIYQEPTLFPDLSIAENIFMGRQPRRALGRIDHKATHEATAALMKRLGVELDPDRPARGLSIADQQIVEIAKALSFDARVLIMDEPTAALTGSEVARLFGVVRTLREQGSAVLFISHRLEEIFQICRRVTTLRDGALISSEPLDGMTEDDLVRRMVGRDLDELYPKQDVEAGEVALSVRRLTREGVFTDVSFDVRRGEIVGLAGLVGAGRTEVARAVFGVDRWDAGEVEVDGKPLTNGAPSTAMAAGLALVPEDRRAQGLVMDMSIERNIGLTGLRTTVKAGLVDRGAERSRSLDWAVKLQVKYARIADTVNTLSGGNQQKVVLAKWLATGPKVLIVDEPTRGIDVGTKAEVHRLLSELAADGVAVLMISSDLPEILGMADRVLVMHEGRLTAEIPRSEASEETVMAAATGRVAA, from the coding sequence ATGACCCACCGGTCCGACGCGGGTCCGGCCCCCGTACTGGCGCTGGAGGACATTTCCAAGTCCTTCGGCGCGGTACGCGCCCTGCGGGACGTGTCCCTGGAACTGTTCCCCGGCGAGGTGCACGCTCTCGCCGGTGAGAACGGCGCGGGCAAGTCGACCCTCATCAAGACGCTCGCCGGCGTGCACCGACCGGACGCCGGTCGGGTGCTGCTGGACGGTGAGCCCACCGTCTTCCACGGTCCCGCCGACGCCCGCGACGCGGGCATCGCGGTGATCTATCAGGAGCCCACCCTCTTCCCCGACCTGTCGATCGCGGAGAACATCTTCATGGGCCGCCAGCCCCGGCGCGCCCTCGGCCGTATCGACCACAAGGCCACCCACGAGGCGACCGCCGCCCTGATGAAGCGACTCGGTGTCGAACTCGACCCCGACCGCCCGGCGCGCGGACTGTCCATCGCCGACCAGCAGATCGTCGAGATCGCCAAGGCGCTCTCCTTCGACGCCCGCGTCCTGATCATGGACGAGCCGACCGCCGCCCTGACCGGCAGCGAGGTGGCCCGCCTCTTCGGTGTCGTGCGTACCCTGCGCGAGCAGGGCTCGGCGGTGCTGTTCATCTCGCACCGCCTGGAGGAGATCTTCCAGATCTGCCGGCGGGTCACGACCCTGCGCGACGGCGCCCTGATCTCCAGCGAGCCCCTCGACGGCATGACCGAGGACGACCTCGTACGCCGGATGGTCGGCCGCGACCTCGACGAGCTCTACCCCAAGCAGGACGTCGAGGCGGGCGAAGTCGCCCTGAGCGTGCGCCGGCTGACCCGCGAGGGCGTCTTCACCGACGTCTCCTTCGACGTGCGGCGCGGCGAGATCGTCGGTCTCGCCGGACTCGTCGGCGCCGGGCGTACGGAGGTCGCCCGGGCCGTCTTCGGCGTCGACCGCTGGGACGCCGGAGAGGTAGAGGTCGACGGGAAGCCGCTGACGAACGGGGCGCCCTCCACGGCCATGGCCGCGGGGCTCGCCCTCGTCCCCGAGGACCGGCGCGCCCAGGGCCTGGTGATGGACATGTCCATCGAGCGCAACATCGGGCTCACCGGGCTGCGTACGACCGTGAAGGCGGGGCTGGTGGACCGCGGCGCCGAGCGCAGCCGCTCCCTCGACTGGGCCGTCAAGCTCCAGGTGAAGTACGCCCGGATCGCCGACACCGTCAACACCCTGTCCGGCGGCAACCAGCAGAAGGTCGTCCTCGCCAAGTGGCTCGCGACCGGCCCCAAGGTGCTGATCGTCGACGAGCCCACCCGAGGCATCGACGTCGGTACGAAGGCCGAAGTGCACCGGCTGCTCTCCGAGTTGGCCGCCGACGGGGTGGCCGTCCTGATGATCTCCTCCGACCTGCCCGAGATCCTCGGCATGGCCGACCGCGTGCTGGTGATGCACGAGGGCCGGCTCACCGCCGAGATACCCCGCTCCGAAGCCAGCGAGGAGACCGTGATGGCCGCCGCGACGGGGAGGGTTGCCGCGTGA
- the rhaI gene encoding L-rhamnose isomerase encodes MTELAAVKTALKTQAVETPSWAYGNSGTRFKVFAQPGVPRNPREKLDDAAQVHAFTGAAPTVALHIPWDKVDDYGALAKYAQERGLKLGAINSNTFQDDDYRLGSICHPDAAVRRKALDHLLECVDIMDATGSKDLKLWFADGTNYPGQDDIRERQDRLAEGLAQVYERLGDDQRMLLEYKFFEPAFYMTDVPDWGTAYAHCLKLGPKAQVVVDTGHHAPGTNIEFIVATLLREGKLGAFDFNSRFYADDDLMVGAADPFQLFRIMYEVIRGGGFTPDVAFMLDQCHNIEAKIPAIIRSVMNVQEATAKALLVDGAALADAQRTGDVLAANAVIMDAYNTDVRPLLGEVREELGLDADPVSAYRRSGWGEKIAAERVGGQQAGWGA; translated from the coding sequence GTGACCGAGCTTGCCGCGGTGAAGACCGCCCTCAAGACCCAGGCAGTAGAGACGCCCTCGTGGGCGTACGGGAACTCGGGAACCCGCTTCAAGGTGTTCGCGCAGCCCGGAGTCCCGCGCAATCCGCGCGAGAAACTGGACGACGCCGCCCAGGTGCACGCCTTCACGGGGGCCGCGCCGACCGTCGCGCTGCACATCCCCTGGGACAAGGTCGACGATTATGGGGCGCTGGCGAAGTACGCGCAGGAGCGCGGCCTGAAGTTGGGCGCGATCAACTCCAACACCTTCCAGGACGACGACTACAGGCTCGGCTCGATCTGTCACCCGGACGCCGCCGTCCGCAGGAAGGCCCTCGATCACCTGCTCGAGTGCGTGGACATCATGGACGCGACGGGTTCGAAGGACCTGAAGCTCTGGTTCGCCGACGGTACGAACTATCCCGGTCAGGACGACATCCGTGAGCGCCAGGACCGGCTGGCCGAGGGCCTGGCCCAGGTCTACGAGCGACTCGGGGACGACCAGCGAATGCTGCTGGAGTACAAGTTCTTCGAGCCCGCCTTCTACATGACGGACGTCCCGGACTGGGGCACGGCGTACGCGCACTGCCTCAAGCTCGGCCCGAAGGCGCAGGTCGTCGTCGACACCGGGCACCACGCGCCCGGCACCAACATCGAGTTCATCGTCGCGACGCTGCTGCGCGAGGGGAAGCTCGGCGCGTTCGACTTCAACTCGCGGTTCTACGCCGACGACGACCTGATGGTCGGTGCTGCCGATCCCTTCCAGCTGTTCCGGATCATGTACGAGGTGATCCGCGGCGGTGGCTTCACGCCGGACGTCGCCTTCATGCTCGACCAGTGCCACAACATCGAGGCGAAGATCCCGGCGATCATCCGTTCCGTGATGAACGTGCAGGAGGCGACGGCGAAGGCGCTGCTCGTGGACGGTGCGGCGCTGGCCGACGCGCAGCGTACCGGGGATGTGCTCGCGGCCAACGCGGTGATCATGGACGCGTACAACACCGATGTGCGGCCGTTGCTGGGTGAGGTGCGCGAGGAACTGGGGCTGGATGCGGATCCCGTCTCGGCGTACCGCCGATCCGGGTGGGGGGAGAAGATCGCGGCGGAGCGAGTTGGTGGGCAGCAGGCGGGGTGGGGGGCCTGA
- a CDS encoding LacI family DNA-binding transcriptional regulator, translating to MAQSVGIKDVARAAGVSVGTVSNVINRPDSVASETRARVQSAIDRLGYVRSESARQLRAGRSRIMGLLVLDMGNPFFVDVARGAERAARDAGLGVMVCNSAQSASEEADYLSLFAEQRVRGVLLTPADATGRNIATFRRNGIPFVLVDRVAEGTTECSVSVDDVAGGALAVRHLVDAGHRSIAYVSGPPGLNQVRDRRVGALNALAEAGLPPTAMRELPTQRLDVAAGRDAGARLLGLADRPTAVFCANDLLALGVLQAMYAAGVGVPDDLAIVGYDDIEFAAAAAVPLTSVRQPAMTMGALAAELLLEETEAETAPVPHEHRRVVLQPELVVRRSSLSAR from the coding sequence ATGGCACAGTCGGTGGGTATCAAGGACGTCGCCCGCGCCGCCGGAGTCTCCGTGGGCACGGTCTCGAACGTCATCAACCGCCCGGACAGCGTCGCCTCCGAGACCCGGGCCCGTGTCCAGTCGGCGATAGACCGGCTCGGCTATGTCCGCAGCGAGTCCGCGCGCCAGCTGCGGGCCGGACGCAGCCGGATCATGGGCCTGCTCGTCCTCGACATGGGCAACCCCTTCTTCGTGGACGTCGCCCGCGGCGCCGAGCGCGCCGCGCGGGACGCCGGGCTCGGCGTGATGGTCTGCAACAGCGCGCAGAGCGCCAGCGAGGAGGCCGACTACCTGTCGCTCTTCGCCGAGCAGCGGGTACGCGGCGTGCTGCTGACGCCCGCCGACGCGACCGGGCGCAACATCGCGACGTTCCGCCGCAACGGCATCCCCTTCGTGCTGGTCGACCGGGTCGCCGAGGGCACCACCGAGTGCTCGGTCTCGGTCGACGACGTGGCGGGCGGCGCGCTGGCCGTACGGCATCTGGTCGACGCGGGCCATCGATCGATCGCGTACGTCAGTGGGCCGCCCGGCCTCAACCAGGTCAGGGACCGCCGCGTGGGCGCCCTGAACGCGCTGGCCGAGGCGGGCCTCCCGCCCACGGCGATGCGGGAGCTGCCCACCCAGCGCCTCGACGTGGCCGCGGGCCGCGACGCGGGCGCCCGGCTGCTGGGCCTCGCCGACCGCCCGACCGCCGTCTTCTGCGCCAACGACCTGCTCGCGCTCGGCGTCCTGCAGGCCATGTACGCGGCGGGCGTCGGCGTCCCCGACGACCTCGCGATCGTCGGCTACGACGACATCGAGTTCGCCGCCGCCGCGGCCGTCCCGCTCACCTCCGTACGGCAGCCCGCCATGACCATGGGCGCCCTCGCCGCCGAACTGCTGCTGGAGGAGACGGAGGCCGAGACGGCACCCGTACCGCACGAACACCGGCGCGTGGTGCTCCAGCCGGAGCTGGTCGTGCGCCGCTCCAGTCTGTCGGCGCGCTGA
- a CDS encoding ABC transporter permease yields the protein MTVTAPNPAPAAEVPKSSGTRLVDRVFKMRELAILVVFLVMIAITQMGNSEFLSEQGIKDLLLNATILVLVATGQSLVVITRNVDLSVGSTLGISAFTAGTYLHGGGNPVVAVFLAVLLGIGCGLVNGLLVSLGQVPALVVTLGTLYIIRGVDSIWVGSRQITAADLPGGFVDFGSGGISAVPYLALIALAVLLVTAYYLKHFGSGRELYALGSNPEAARLAGIPVRKRILTAYIVCGGLAGLAGALYLARFGNVDSGTGTGYELTVVSAVVVGGVVFTGGSGSVYGAALGALLLTSINSVLPALGVSSVWVLAINGILLILAIAVDRIVALRVASALKKRNARHG from the coding sequence ATGACGGTGACCGCACCCAATCCCGCGCCCGCCGCCGAGGTGCCCAAGTCGAGTGGCACCCGGCTGGTGGACCGTGTCTTCAAGATGCGTGAACTCGCCATCCTGGTCGTCTTCCTGGTGATGATCGCCATCACCCAGATGGGCAACAGCGAGTTCCTGTCCGAACAGGGCATCAAGGACCTGCTGTTGAACGCGACGATCCTGGTGCTGGTCGCCACCGGTCAGTCGCTGGTCGTGATCACTCGGAACGTCGACCTGTCGGTCGGCTCCACCCTCGGCATCAGCGCCTTCACCGCCGGCACCTATCTGCACGGCGGCGGAAACCCCGTCGTCGCGGTCTTCCTGGCCGTCCTGCTCGGCATCGGCTGCGGACTGGTCAACGGGCTGTTGGTCAGCCTCGGCCAGGTGCCCGCGCTGGTCGTCACCCTCGGCACGCTCTACATCATCCGGGGCGTCGACTCCATCTGGGTCGGCTCCCGCCAGATCACCGCGGCCGACCTCCCCGGCGGCTTCGTCGACTTCGGCTCCGGCGGCATCTCCGCGGTCCCGTACCTCGCCCTGATCGCGCTGGCGGTCCTGCTGGTCACCGCGTACTACCTCAAGCACTTCGGCAGCGGCCGCGAGCTGTACGCGCTGGGCTCCAACCCGGAGGCCGCCCGGCTCGCCGGCATCCCCGTCCGCAAGCGGATCCTCACCGCGTACATCGTGTGCGGCGGCCTCGCCGGACTCGCGGGCGCCCTGTACCTCGCCCGGTTCGGCAACGTCGACTCCGGCACCGGCACCGGCTACGAACTCACCGTCGTCAGCGCGGTCGTGGTCGGCGGTGTCGTCTTCACCGGCGGCTCCGGCAGCGTCTACGGCGCCGCGCTCGGCGCGCTGCTGCTGACCTCCATCAACAGTGTGCTGCCCGCCCTCGGCGTCAGCTCCGTCTGGGTGCTCGCCATCAACGGCATCCTGCTCATCCTCGCCATCGCGGTCGACCGGATCGTCGCGCTGCGCGTGGCCTCCGCACTGAAGAAGAGGAACGCCCGCCATGGCTGA